The Trichosurus vulpecula isolate mTriVul1 chromosome 3, mTriVul1.pri, whole genome shotgun sequence genome includes a window with the following:
- the ANKRD60 gene encoding ankyrin repeat domain-containing protein 60 — MLAPGPLPGALQFPPAPPRGLGRRRSSWRQIQTSQSRSPNLVTKPFSLRVRLEETGEIYRLSSCNGYTTVRELKEELDLLAGIPFHFQCLLYLDQGILMDDSTLGFHDVVPGGIISMCIWHQDGWQELVLAALEGDASKLSCLGVTEDSLYRTPHSIRLRAENYKEWIAERAFVALYVATHRGHFEAARFLLENGASCLAKTPVGRTALHVAAAMGHVNCINLLLDYGAPLTEKDLKGETPVEIARRLKRKQVLRAFFIYKMKLRTASLGLSQPHPRRLVPLLF; from the exons ATGCTGGCTCCGGGGCCACTGCCTGGGGCGCTGCAGTTCCCTCCAGCGCCCCCGCGAGGCCTGGGGCGGCGGCGCTCCTCCTGGCGGCAGATACAGACTTCCCAGAGCCGGTCGCCCAACCTCGTGACTAAGCCTTTCTCTCTTCGCGTGCGGCTGGAGGAGACTGGAGAGATATACCGGCTGTCCAGCTGCAATGGCTACACCACCGTGCGGGAGCTGAAGGAGGAGTTAGATCTGCTGGCCGGGATTCCCTTCCACTTCCAATGCCTCTTGTACCTGGATCAAG GAATTTTGATGGATGATTCCACATTAGGGTTCCATGATGTTGTTCCTGGGGGAATTATTTCAATGTGTATTTGGCATCAGGATGGATGGCAAGAACTTGTTTTGGCTGCTCTGGAAGGGGACGCTAGTAAG CTATCTTGTCTAGGTGTTACCGAAGACTCTCTATACAGAACTCCACACTCTATACGTTTAAGAGCAGAGAATTATAAGGAATGGATAGCTGAGAGAGCATTTGTGGCTTTGTATGTCGCGACACATAGAGGCCACTTCGAAGCTGCACGTTTTCTCCTAGAAAATG GTGCCAGTTGTCTGGCCAAAACACCAGTGGGCAGAACCGCTCTTCATGTTGCTGCCGCCATGGGACATGTGAACTGTATAAATCTACTTCTCGATTATGGGGCACCTCTCACTGAGAAAGATTTAAAGGGAGAGACGCCAGTCGAAATAGCACGCCGCCTGAAGCGTAAGCAGGTCCTCCGggcattcttcatctataagatgaagttGAGAACTGCAAGTCTTGGACTCTCCCAACCACATCCTCGTCGCTTAGTTCCACTACTCTTCTGA